One window from the genome of Deltaproteobacteria bacterium encodes:
- the fusA gene encoding elongation factor G yields MSRQVKLDKTRNIGIMAHIDAGKTTTTERILYYTGITHKIGEVHDGAATMDWMEQEQERGITITSAATTCFWRDHRVNIIDTPGHVDFTIEVERSLRVLDGAVAVFDAVSGVEPQSETVWRQADRYRVPRICFINKMDRVGADFDNCLEMFKDRLKANPVRMQLPIGAEANFKGIVDLVKMKAIVWDSEDLGASFHETDIPEDMQLEAEIAREELLDAAANFDDDLMEKILEGEELDREQLFSALRRGTIDLEIVPVLCGTAFKNKGVQPLLDAVVDLLPSPLDLPPVEGTHPHTGAEMIRETSDDAPFSALAFKIMTDPFVGQLTFFRVYSGVVRSGDSVMNVGRGKKERIGRILQMHANKREEIKEIYAGNIAAAVGLKTCTTGDTLAINKDPILLEKMEFPEPVIQIAIEPRTKGDSDKLGVALQKLAQEDPSFQVSTDTDSGQTIIAGMGELHLEVIVDRMRREFKVEANVGKPQVAYRETIRTSVEKEGRFVRQSGGRGQFGHVVLRLEPLEPGSGFEYETEIVGGSVPKEYFKAVEQGVSEALERGVIAGYPMVDVKVTLLDGSYHEVDSNEMAFKIAASIGLQDGARDANPVLLEPVMATEIVTPEDFMGDVVGDVNRRRGKVNSIEMRSGAQCINAFVPLAEMFGYATELRSMTQGRASYTMQFDHYEGVPNHISEELQAKR; encoded by the coding sequence ATGTCACGCCAGGTAAAACTCGATAAAACTCGCAATATTGGGATTATGGCCCATATTGATGCGGGAAAAACCACGACCACAGAGCGTATTCTGTACTACACCGGAATCACCCATAAAATTGGGGAAGTTCATGACGGCGCAGCCACCATGGACTGGATGGAGCAGGAACAGGAACGCGGAATCACTATCACCAGCGCCGCAACGACCTGTTTCTGGCGCGACCACCGAGTTAATATTATCGATACACCTGGCCACGTCGACTTCACCATTGAAGTAGAACGGTCACTTCGCGTCTTGGACGGAGCTGTTGCAGTATTTGACGCTGTTAGCGGCGTCGAGCCACAGAGCGAAACTGTTTGGCGCCAGGCTGACAGATACCGAGTGCCACGAATCTGCTTCATCAATAAGATGGACCGGGTAGGCGCTGATTTCGATAACTGTCTCGAGATGTTCAAAGACCGCCTCAAGGCAAATCCTGTACGTATGCAGTTACCTATCGGAGCAGAGGCAAACTTTAAGGGCATCGTCGATCTTGTAAAAATGAAGGCGATTGTCTGGGATTCTGAAGATCTTGGGGCAAGCTTTCACGAGACGGATATTCCTGAAGATATGCAGCTTGAGGCGGAGATAGCCCGGGAAGAGTTGCTTGACGCCGCGGCCAACTTCGATGACGACCTTATGGAGAAGATCCTTGAGGGTGAAGAACTCGACCGTGAGCAGCTATTTAGCGCGCTCCGTCGCGGAACCATCGACTTAGAGATTGTACCTGTTTTGTGCGGAACAGCATTTAAAAACAAGGGAGTACAGCCGCTACTTGATGCAGTGGTTGACCTTTTGCCATCTCCTCTCGATCTGCCGCCCGTTGAAGGTACTCATCCTCACACCGGCGCTGAAATGATTCGGGAAACCTCAGACGACGCTCCTTTTTCAGCGTTAGCATTCAAAATCATGACCGACCCTTTTGTGGGTCAGCTTACTTTCTTTCGAGTTTACTCGGGGGTGGTGCGGTCTGGTGACAGTGTCATGAACGTTGGACGAGGAAAAAAAGAACGAATTGGACGGATCTTGCAGATGCACGCGAATAAGCGTGAAGAGATCAAGGAAATCTATGCCGGGAATATCGCAGCGGCGGTGGGTCTCAAGACATGCACCACGGGTGATACTCTGGCAATCAACAAGGACCCAATCCTTCTTGAGAAAATGGAATTCCCTGAGCCGGTAATCCAAATTGCCATCGAGCCCCGTACGAAGGGTGACAGTGATAAATTGGGTGTAGCGCTTCAGAAGCTTGCGCAGGAAGATCCAAGTTTCCAGGTCTCCACGGACACCGACTCTGGCCAGACCATTATTGCAGGTATGGGCGAGCTTCATTTGGAGGTCATCGTCGACCGTATGCGCCGGGAATTTAAGGTAGAAGCCAATGTTGGTAAGCCTCAAGTGGCTTATCGCGAGACAATACGTACGTCTGTCGAAAAAGAAGGTCGATTTGTGCGTCAGTCGGGTGGACGTGGGCAGTTTGGTCATGTAGTTCTGCGCCTCGAACCGCTCGAGCCTGGCTCTGGTTTTGAGTACGAGACTGAGATTGTCGGTGGTTCGGTGCCTAAAGAATACTTCAAGGCAGTTGAGCAAGGTGTTAGCGAGGCCCTCGAGAGAGGTGTGATTGCTGGCTACCCGATGGTCGACGTAAAAGTCACTCTATTAGATGGCTCTTATCACGAAGTAGATTCTAACGAGATGGCGTTTAAAATCGCTGCTTCGATAGGCCTTCAGGACGGTGCGCGTGATGCAAACCCAGTCTTGTTGGAACCGGTGATGGCAACTGAAATTGTCACCCCGGAAGACTTTATGGGCGATGTGGTCGGTGATGTGAACCGACGGCGCGGTAAAGTTAATAGTATTGAAATGCGCAGTGGGGCGCAGTGCATTAATGCATTTGTCCCGCTGGCTGAGATGTTTGGATATGCCACTGAACTTCGAAGCATGACTCAAGGTCGAGCATCATACACGATGCAATTTGACCATTATGAGGGTGTTCCGAATCATATTTCAGAGGAGCTCCAGGCGAAGCGGTAG
- the rpsJ gene encoding 30S ribosomal protein S10: MSETKIRIRLKAYDSKILDLSAREIIETARRTGARVAGPIPLPTRKHRYTVLRGPHVDKKSREQFEIRTHKRLMDIIEPTQQTLDALMKLDLSAGVDVEIKTPS, from the coding sequence ATGAGCGAGACCAAGATTCGCATTCGACTTAAGGCTTACGACAGTAAGATCCTGGATTTGTCGGCTCGAGAAATCATCGAGACGGCAAGGCGAACTGGGGCGCGGGTAGCGGGCCCAATTCCGTTGCCAACGAGAAAACACCGGTACACAGTTCTTCGTGGTCCACACGTAGATAAGAAGTCCCGGGAACAATTTGAGATCCGTACCCACAAGCGGTTGATGGACATCATTGAGCCGACTCAGCAAACGCTGGACGCTTTGATGAAGTTAGACTTGTCCGCAGGTGTGGACGTGGAAATCAAGACCCCGTCTTGA
- the rplD gene encoding 50S ribosomal protein L4, translating to MMQVDVINTSKEKVSTIELPDEVFAAEVNEALMWEQVKAQRASRRRGTHSTKTRANVRGGGAKPFKQKGTGRARQGSTRSPNLVGGGVVFGPHPRDYSYRLPRSARRSALRSALSMRVQEDALYVLDGFELDAPKTKAVSSFVATLGHKSMLIVDSENGNLKLSTRNHPKAKYLGAVGVNVYDILKHEAVVLTKAAVDAIVDKAKAPKAGTAGDAA from the coding sequence ATTATGCAGGTAGACGTAATAAATACGAGCAAAGAGAAGGTATCGACCATCGAATTGCCTGATGAAGTGTTTGCTGCCGAGGTCAACGAAGCGTTGATGTGGGAGCAGGTAAAAGCACAACGGGCAAGTCGTCGTCGTGGTACTCACTCCACTAAAACCCGTGCGAATGTACGTGGTGGTGGAGCGAAGCCTTTTAAACAAAAAGGAACTGGTCGTGCGCGACAAGGTTCAACACGAAGTCCTAACCTAGTAGGTGGTGGTGTCGTGTTCGGCCCGCATCCACGCGACTATAGTTATAGGTTGCCCCGTTCAGCGCGGCGCTCAGCACTTCGCAGTGCCTTGAGCATGCGTGTCCAGGAAGATGCACTTTATGTGCTCGATGGATTTGAACTGGATGCGCCGAAAACCAAGGCGGTTTCTAGCTTTGTTGCGACACTCGGTCACAAGAGCATGCTCATTGTTGATTCCGAGAATGGCAATCTGAAGCTATCTACACGTAACCATCCTAAGGCTAAGTACCTGGGCGCAGTTGGTGTGAATGTTTATGACATTCTCAAGCACGAAGCTGTTGTTCTTACTAAAGCTGCGGTTGACGCGATTGTAGATAAGGCAAAAGCACCAAAGGCGGGTACCGCTGGAGACGCAGCCTAA
- the rplW gene encoding 50S ribosomal protein L23 codes for MEAHQILIRPIITERATVLTERFNQFVFQVEKKANKYQIRNAVETVYGVKVKKVATMVVPGKTKRRGATSGKRPNWKKAIITLQQGENIDFFATE; via the coding sequence GTGGAAGCGCATCAGATTTTGATTCGACCCATCATTACCGAGCGGGCAACAGTACTTACGGAGCGTTTTAATCAATTTGTATTTCAAGTTGAGAAGAAGGCTAACAAGTACCAAATCCGTAATGCAGTTGAGACTGTATATGGTGTGAAGGTTAAGAAAGTGGCGACCATGGTCGTACCGGGCAAGACAAAGCGTCGCGGTGCAACAAGTGGAAAACGTCCTAACTGGAAAAAAGCGATAATCACTCTTCAGCAGGGTGAAAATATCGACTTCTTTGCTACGGAGTAA